The Aspergillus fumigatus Af293 chromosome 3, whole genome shotgun sequence region GAGcggaggaaatggagatTGGAGAACGAGCAGAGGTGTACGACTGGGCGCTGGATGGAGGTGTTAAAGCCGGAGTGCCAGTGGGAGGCGAGTGCGTGGCAGGGTTGCTCATGGAAGTGCTAGCAGAGGTGGTGGCCACAGCGTGGCTTGGAGGAAGCTGCGTTGGGGGGGAGTGTGTGGTGCGGTAGCTCATGCCGCCATGAACGTAATGGGCACCAGGCTGTGCAACaccggcagcagcaacatgATCGTCATTCTCGTAGATGGTAtcctgcatctgctgcaaGAATTGATCGATGTTGATAAGGTCGTTCTTCGTGCGGATGTTGCTCATTGGGGGGAGATGGTAGACAGGAGCACCGTGTCCACCAGGGCCGTAGCCACCACCCACGGCCACCGGCGCGGGCATGGGCTGGTATTCAGGCAAAGGGCCACCGGTCAGGATAGGAAGAGACAGATTCTGAAGACCGAGGAGGCGCTGGCCGACCGCTGCGTAAGAGTGAAGATCAAACTGACGGCGTTTCAGATCGCCAAAGAATTCGTTCAGAGCGTCGTAGCCCCTCTTCTTGGATTCATACGAAGCATGGCCGTCGTGACCGTGGTTAAGAGCGTAGTATACATTTCCGTAGGAAGGATTGGACGGCTGGTGTGGGGGATGAGACGAGTAGTATTGGGGAGCACCGTGGGCGTATCCTTGGCTAGGCACTGCATTCAAGGATGGCTCGAAGTAATGGGCGGCAGCAGCATAGCCTGGTCAAGGAGGATCATGTCAGCCCCGAGAGTGCAAAGAGAACATCGGCATTCGTCATTACCTTTTCCAGCTCCATGAAACATCATATCCGGATTTCTAGCTCCCGGCTCGGGGGACCGCACAAGCACCGAGTCATCGGCATGGGTCTTCACGTGTTTCTTTAGATCCTGGGGACGCTTGAATGCTTTCCCACAGAATTCACATTTATGAGGCTTCAGAGGAACGTGGACACGGATGTGAGACGTGATGTGATCCCTTTTAACAGTCGTGGTGCGGCAGCTTCCCCACTGGCATGTCAGGTTAAGGTTATTTGTGCTCTTTCGACCGACGTGACGCTCGCAGATGTGATCCTGGTTCTGTCAGTTTTTGTTCAAGTAGGCCAGGAGTTTGTGTTGTCCGGTTGAGGGCGTTTTCGCCGAGGTTGAGGCGACTGAAGAGATGCGAAAAAAAGTATGGAGAAATGACAAAGACTTACATAAAGTGCCTCTGCAGAAGGACATTTCTCAGAGCAACCCTGCCACAAGCAGGAAAGTTGTTCATCACTCGGAGGAGTTCCGTTGGCTTGGGGAGCACTAACAGCTGCGGTCGCAGCAGCCGCGGTCGCAGTCACGGAGGCTGGAGGGGTCGAAGTAGA contains the following coding sequences:
- the pacC gene encoding putative C2H2 transcription factor PacC, translated to MSEHQDTATNNNTTASPSATAAPMPAPISQEQPSSQPAATTPAPVSTSTPPASVTATAAAATAAVSAPQANGTPPSDEQLSCLWQGCSEKCPSAEALYDHICERHVGRKSTNNLNLTCQWGSCRTTTVKRDHITSHIRVHVPLKPHKCEFCGKAFKRPQDLKKHVKTHADDSVLVRSPEPGARNPDMMFHGAGKGYAAAAHYFEPSLNAVPSQGYAHGAPQYYSSHPPHQPSNPSYGNVYYALNHGHDGHASYESKKRGYDALNEFFGDLKRRQFDLHSYAAVGQRLLGLQNLSLPILTGGPLPEYQPMPAPVAVGGGYGPGGHGAPVYHLPPMSNIRTKNDLINIDQFLQQMQDTIYENDDHVAAAGVAQPGAHYVHGGMSYRTTHSPPTQLPPSHAVATTSASTSMSNPATHSPPTGTPALTPPSSAQSYTSARSPISISSAHRVSPPHHDGGSGMYPRLPSTTMADSLAGGYPTASSAAPPSTLSGIFDDDRRRYTGGTLQRARPEERRPSIQMDTSHDGKEDGERTPTGKARSSGSDSPVRISANLIDPALHSSSPSDAEAALRTAQAATEVADRADSQWVEKVRLLEYLRSYIASRLERGEYDSDSDDHASAAASPVIKHDGHMDGVESSHKPITAEETSAPPAAKAESNHGVMYPTLHGLDGDEDTKMHH